CCTCGGATAAGCATCGGTCAATTCCCGAGTCGAAGCctaactttttttttcccctttggGGAGCTCAAATTTCACAATGGGTTTCTCTGAGAAACTGAGAGAATGGGGGgattttccaatttggaGAGTGTGAAATGTGACTGATTACTACCAACCAGAGGCAGGTGATGTTTATTCTCGATGTTGCCGAATGGTCATCTCCAGCATCCCTCTCATAGAGAAGAGAATCTTTATCTATCTCACAGAAAAGAGAATCTACGACCATGTCTCCACAGAAGAAGCACAAGCTTGACGACGATCGGGCTGCAATATCTTCCCATTTGGAACATACTGCATACATCAAGAGAATTACCAATGAGACAAAGATCCAAGTGGCAATCTCCCTAAGAGGAGGGGACATATCACTGCCAAGCTCGATACTTAACAAGACCTACGATAGGACGCCGGATGCCAAATCCCAAACCATTTGTATCCATACTGGAATTGGGTTTTTGGATCATATGCTACACGCATTAGCCAAACATTCAGGGTGGTCCCTCATTGTTGAGTGCATTGGTGATTTACATATTGACGACCATCACACATGCGAAGACGTGGGCATTGCATTGGGTGAGGCGTTTCACGAGGCGCTTACGGCCCACGGTCCCATCAGAGGTGTCAAGAGATTTGGCTATGCCTATGCACCATTGGATGAGGCCCTAAGTAGggctgttgttgatttaaGTAATCGCCCGTTTGCCGTTGTAGAACTAGGtttgaaaagagaaaagattGGCGACTTGAGCTGTGAGATGATTCCCCATGTTTTAGAGAGTTTTGCAACTTCTGCAAGACTCACTATGCATGTTGATTGTTTAAGGGGGTTCAACGACCACCATCGAAGTGAGAGTGCCTTTAAAGCGCTGGCTTTGGCAATTAAagattctctttcttccaCGGGTAAGGACGACGTTCCTTCAACAAAGGGAGTCTTAATGTAACACTATTCTTCTACACCTTAATATACACTatcgaaaaagaaaaaaaaaaaacatctACCTTTGAACTTTAAATagaacagaaaaaaaaccacTATATACTCTGTCAAGCTATTGTTCTCTCATTTTGGCTAGTGCTTCAGCTACTAGCCGTTCACGCTGTCCTCTCCAGCAATTGACAAAGCCCAGTGTTCCAGACGCTAACCCTAGCGCCACATGGAGAGGCCTGTACATGTTCCAATGCATGATGTACTTGGCATCGAAGAGCAAATCGCAAGTTAACCTTACTGAGTTTAtcaatattgttgttttatCATGGTTGATTTTCGCCAGCCTGCTGAAATAGCCATGGTCATACTCAAACTCTTCTTCGACTCTCTCATAGTCCTCGAAATCAACATCTGGTGACCCCAACTTGTTACCCCTCTGCCTTTGCATGTCTCCAACTATCCTCCTCGTTCTGGCCTTTACCTTTTGGTTGAGAATGATCCTAGACTCTTCGTTTTTCAAGTGCAGCCACTTATTCCAATCTTTTTGCAGCCCAAGAATAATGAGTGCCATCCACGAGTACAACTCATGGTCTTCAGCCCATGAAAATAAAGCGTCGGCAAACCCAAATCCTCCCTGTTTACCCCTTAACAACAAACCAAACCGGAAAATGAGCAGAATCTCATCAGATAACGCATACCAGAAGTTACACATCTGTGAAACCATATCCCTCGTAGTCCAGTATTGTAAGACTTTTTCCAACTTCACTGCCTGCCCGTCTGATTTCGACTCGTCTAGTAAAATCTTGATGCTGTGTTTGATATGATTAGCAAATTTCCAAACTCTAAATGGAACTGTGCCTGCACGTAAGAGATGTCGATATATGTTGAGTCCATTTAGCAAGCCGGCCAACTTACGTGTCAAATAGGCAAGAAACAAGTACAGGAGTCTCTTCAAACGGTGACCTTTGAATACAGTAGCTGTTTGACTCAAAATCAATCGTAGCTGGCTGCCATTTGATATTGGGGAATCGCCGTTCTTGACGGCATTGTCCACCAATTCCAGGTTCCTGTACTTCTCCTTGACCCTGGAATTCCCAAACCCATGGATATCATGGACAGCTCCTATTAAACGGATGCCATATTGTGTCAGCTTTGCTAGCTTGTCTTTACCTGTGAGATCATTCACACACGCATTGAAAATCTCAAAAGCCGACGGCTCCCTGTACGTTTGCAAAGGCTTCACTACCCGTGCCCCGCTTGGATGGGCGTTTAAAGGCATCGGAGGTGTGTATTGAAGTGCCATGTCTTAAGGGAGGATGCCATTCACGTCAATCAGGTTCAGGAGCAAACAAGACCGAAACGTTTAATTTACGGCGagagttttttttggaatttattTAGTCATTGTATTATCGGTTTTCCTGTCCTTTGGTTATGGAATGAGATCTCATCTCTTTTAAACTCATTACAtcttatttgaatttgtccCATCCCATCCATTCCTTTCCtttcttccttctccttttcttcttgttcgTTTAAACACAATATTCAATTGCAAACATAGGAATCAATTATGGTCGACTCTTCGTTTCTTACAAACACAACCTGTCTCCATGTCTCCAATCTAGATGCCTCTCTTGAATGGTACATCAAATCTTTTGGCGTTTCTGTCATCAAGAGAACCCAACAGGAGAACTACAAATCTGCATTCATTGCTTTGGATTCCGACGGCCATCCAAGTAGAGGTCTATCCGTGTCTGCAAGATCTGGTGTGATTGAGTTGAGAGAATTATTGGGCGAGATTGGAAAGAAGGCCACCGTTTATGATGGCAACCAGGATCCGTACAAGGGGTTTGGCCACTTGTGTTTTTCCGTTTCCAACATTGAAGCTGCACAGAAGAAGCTGCTCGAACAAGGTGtccaattcaaaaagaGATTAGAAGATGGGTCCATGAACTTTGTGGCCTTTGTGCAAGATCCAGATGGCTACTGGGtggaattgattgaaaacCAAATCCACAAGGAGGCAGGCGTTTACAATCTCCAATCCAACCGGATGAACCATACCATGGTGCGTGTAAAGGATGCACACAAGTCGTTGGAATTCTACAAGGGCGTCTTGGGGATGAAACACTTCTCCACATTGGACTTTCCCGACATGAAGTTTAGCCTCTACTTTGTCGGTTACGAGCACAGTGAAGGCTACACAGAAAACAAGGAAGATTTCACCCAACAAGCCTCCAGACAATCTATAATCGAGCTCACCCATAACTACGGAACAGAAAACGACGACTCCTTCCCTGGTTATTACGTCTTTGGCAAGGACGACTCGGCTGTTGGCTTTGACCATTTTTCCGTCTCTTGTAAGGATCCCAAGGGGGTTGCCAAGGAGTTGAAGGCCAGAGGCGCAGCAATTGTAGCCGAAACAGCAGAAGCTTTCACCATTGCAGACCCAGATGGATGGAGAGTCCAAATCCATTCGTTGGATTACTTGAACTAACCACCCAACGTCAAACCAGAGTCAAGCGTCTCCTCCTTTGTTTGAGAAAACTTTTCCCCCCTTGAGGACGCAATATGTATCAACTTACTTATACAGTCTAATACTATATAATCACCTAATAACGTATGGTCCACTCCATTTTATCCACATCTTTGTACAAATGCCCAGTCCAGGGACAGAAGGTTCTAGTTTGAGCATAAAGTGGATAAAATATCGTGTGAGGCAAAATATGGTCAGCTAATGAGAATCAGTTTCTGCCATGTAGACTGGATCTGTGCTGTTTTGGATAGACACTCTTCTCCAACATTGGCACGATTCCAAAGATAGCGATATacaacaaaaccaaatatGGCTGACACGTCTCTACTAACAAACACCACCTGTCTCAATGTGTCGAACCTTGAGAAATCTGTCAATTGGTATACTGACATCTTTGGGGTGTCCGTTATCAAGAAAGTCAGGAACGAGGACTATGAGTCTGCCTTTTTGGCACTGGACTCAGAACTGCACCCAAACAAGGGTCTGCCTTTATCTTGCCGGGACGGCGTCATTGAACTAAGACAGCCTATGAATGCCGGCGAAGtgacaattgaaaatggcaaCAATGAGCCGTATAAGGGGTTTGGACATATATGTTTTTCCGTTTCCGACATTGAGGCAACACAGAAGGAGCTATTGGAGAAGCACGTCGAgttcaagaagaagttaGAAGAGGGCAGACAACACAACATTGCGTTTGTGTACGATCCCGACCATTATTGGATCGAGttagttgaaaatgaaatcaacagaCGGGACGGCGTCTATGATTTGCCCTCAAATAGAATGAACCACACAATGATTCGGGTGAAAGACCCAAAGAAGTCACTAGAGTTTTACTGTGTCAAGCTGGGAATGAGGCTATTTTCAACCAGTGACCATCCAAATGCAAAATTCACAAACTACTTTATTGGATATGATCACGACCCTGACTACCTGGAGAACAGGGAGGAAAAACTAACACAGTTTGCAAGACAATCCGTGATTGAACTTTGCCACAATTACGGAACAGAAGACGACAGCTCCTTCCACTACTATGTGTTTAATGAAGCAAATGACAATGTCAAGGGATTTGACCatatttccatttcaacgAAAAACTTGGACTCATTTGTCAGACATTTGCAATCCAAGGACGTTGAAGTCACAACAAACAAGTCGGACAATGCTACAATCCACGACCCAGACGGATGGAAAATCGAAATCCACTCCTACGATTACCTCTCTCAGTAAGTAGCTTATACTCCTTAAGTAACTTTATACAATGATGATT
The window above is part of the Pichia kudriavzevii chromosome 1, complete sequence genome. Proteins encoded here:
- a CDS encoding uncharacterized protein (PKUD0A01040; Pfam Domains: Glyoxalase(7.3e-35)) → MVDSSFLTNTTCLHVSNLDASLEWYIKSFGVSVIKRTQQENYKSAFIALDSDGHPSRGLSVSARSGVIELRELLGEIGKKATVYDGNQDPYKGFGHLCFSVSNIEAAQKKLLEQGVQFKKRLEDGSMNFVAFVQDPDGYWVELIENQIHKEAGVYNLQSNRMNHTMVRVKDAHKSLEFYKGVLGMKHFSTLDFPDMKFSLYFVGYEHSEGYTENKEDFTQQASRQSIIELTHNYGTENDDSFPGYYVFGKDDSAVGFDHFSVSCKDPKGVAKELKARGAAIVAETAEAFTIADPDGWRVQIHSLDYLN
- a CDS encoding uncharacterized protein (PKUD0A01020; similar to Saccharomyces cerevisiae YOR202W (HIS3); ancestral locus Anc_8.612), whose protein sequence is MSPQKKHKLDDDRAAISSHLEHTAYIKRITNETKIQVAISLRGGDISLPSSILNKTYDRTPDAKSQTICIHTGIGFLDHMLHALAKHSGWSLIVECIGDLHIDDHHTCEDVGIALGEAFHEALTAHGPIRGVKRFGYAYAPLDEALSRAVVDLSNRPFAVVELGLKREKIGDLSCEMIPHVLESFATSARLTMHVDCLRGFNDHHRSESAFKALALAIKDSLSSTGKDDVPSTKGVLM
- a CDS encoding uncharacterized protein (PKUD0A01050; similar to Saccharomyces cerevisiae YML004C (GLO1); ancestral locus Anc_6.305), which translates into the protein MADTSLLTNTTCLNVSNLEKSVNWYTDIFGVSVIKKVRNEDYESAFLALDSELHPNKGLPLSCRDGVIELRQPMNAGEVTIENGNNEPYKGFGHICFSVSDIEATQKELLEKHVEFKKKLEEGRQHNIAFVYDPDHYWIELVENEINRRDGVYDLPSNRMNHTMIRVKDPKKSLEFYCVKLGMRLFSTSDHPNAKFTNYFIGYDHDPDYLENREEKLTQFARQSVIELCHNYGTEDDSSFHYYVFNEANDNVKGFDHISISTKNLDSFVRHLQSKDVEVTTNKSDNATIHDPDGWKIEIHSYDYLSHTFYKL
- a CDS encoding uncharacterized protein (PKUD0A01030; similar to Saccharomyces cerevisiae YPL112C (PEX25) and YOR193W (PEX27); ancestral locus Anc_8.601), whose protein sequence is MALQYTPPMPLNAHPSGARVVKPLQTYREPSAFEIFNACVNDLTGKDKLAKLTQYGIRLIGAVHDIHGFGNSRVKEKYRNLELVDNAVKNGDSPISNGSQLRLILSQTATVFKGHRLKRLLYLFLAYLTRKLAGLLNGLNIYRHLLRAGTVPFRVWKFANHIKHSIKILLDESKSDGQAVKLEKVLQYWTTRDMVSQMCNFWYALSDEILLIFRFGLLLRGKQGGFGFADALFSWAEDHELYSWMALIILGLQKDWNKWLHLKNEESRIILNQKVKARTRRIVGDMQRQRGNKLGSPDVDFEDYERVEEEFEYDHGYFSRLAKINHDKTTILINSVRLTCDLLFDAKYIMHWNMYRPLHVALGLASGTLGFVNCWRGQRERLVAEALAKMREQ